In Heliangelus exortis chromosome 27, bHelExo1.hap1, whole genome shotgun sequence, the genomic window CTTCAGTGACCTGTCACAGTTTGGTCACAGCTGAACACACCCTGAACAATCTACTTATGAACCCAGAAAGCACACAAGAAAATGCTGagtttcccttccctcccccttaaaaaaaaaaaaaaaaaaaaaaaaaaaaaaatctgggatcACAGCAAACCCACCCAGCAGAAGGGGGGCAAAATTCCCAGTGGAGAAGTCAACGTGCAAGATAGCAACAAGGAGCAGTGACACCTTTCTCCAGAAAGGCATGTAGGATGTCCAGGTTATgccctgcttccctcccccaagaaaaaaaaaatcccccaccAGCTTCCCAGCCCCAAAATTACAGTGCCCTGCATCACCTCTGGGTCTGGGGCGTGTTGGATGTGTTGCCCTCTGGCTGTTCTTGATCACAGCTCTTCTCAGACATCAGCCCCTTCACCACCACAGCCAGGACACGTGTGCTGGGGGACAGCCAGCTAGAGGGTCTCctggcagaaagcaaaggaagcCACAAATTCACCAGGGAAGCCTTATCTCACCcattctgcttaaaaaaaaaaaaaaaaaaaaaaaaccacaaactaTTCTGGGCACTGACAAGGCTGTATTATCAAGCAGGACACAGCCTCCACCATGAGCTTTAAAGGACAGAGGCAACGTGATGGCACCAGCACTTGAGACtcacccccagcacagcacaaccTGGGcagtgcaaggaaaaaaaaaaaaaccctcctgccCCCTGCCTGCCCAAGCAGCCTCTTACCTGGACCTGGCTGAGATGGTGTCAAGGCTGGGAGGGAGGctcctggcagaggggttggtgGCTCCAAAAAGGCGTCCCAGCCAGCTCCCCTTGTCAGGACCAGGAGGCCCCCCAGGCTCTGTGGTGGAAGGGGCTGCCTGGTTCCTGCTCACGGGAGGCTCTGGggaagcagccaggagcttctctCCATCAGGCTTGGTGggtgctccagctccagcaggcagGATGATGATGTCTTCAGGGGAAGAGGTCCCAGAGGtgtcagcactgctgctgggctTTGGACTGGGGAGTTCAGGGGCAGCTTTGGTctgaaggagctgcagctcagtgccTCTGGGCTCGGGTACTGACCCGTGGGGTCGTGCAGCTTGGCTGGGGCCGGAATCCCCCGCAGCCACCCGCAGCTTTGTCCACCAGACGAAGGGGAACTTCTCCTTGCTAGGAGCAGTGTAAATCCTGGAGGCCTCACTCAGCTGGCCCCACCAGCCACCAGGGCCAGCCCCGGgctctggaggagctgcctccagcccctgggTCTCCGGGGAGCCCTCAGCTCCCAGGAAAGCGTGGCTGAGCCGATCGCCCCAGCGCAGCACCTGCTGGAAGgtctgctgcagggcagcccctACCTGGGGGCCAGGGACCAGCCCTGCCCAGGACTGGCATCTTGTGCTGCCCTCTGCACCCACTGCCCTCCCCACAGCGTCAGGGGGGACCTCATCTTCCAGGCTCGCCCCCTCAGCACAGCTTTGGCCATCCAGAGGAGGCTGCCCAGCCCCACGAGCGTGAGCGGGGTGATGGGCAGGAGAGAGGGGTGACTCCAGCTGACGGGACAAGGGTCTTACATCCACAGAGAGGTGGTGGTGTTCAAAGAGCAGGTCAAGGTGGAAAGTCAGCACTGAGAGGGGCtggatgagcagcagcagttcatCGGCGAGGTGGGGAAGAGGGCCTTGACTCAGGGCAAAGAAGGCCACGGGTGAATACAGCGTGGAGATTACACCTAGGGGATACAGACAGTGCTGTAAATACCCTGCCTGTACCCACACATCCCTCCCAGGACCAGCTGGGCTGTCCTAGCAGGTCCAAAAGATGCTCCTGACTGTCCTCATCCAGCATGACAGCCAGGGGAAGCGATGCCCTTGTCCATTACAGAAATCCCAGCCAAGCATTGCTGGTGAAACAGGTACAGGATTATCACCCTGGCAAGGAGGAGAAGTCTTGGGTGGGAGGTTTCTGGGCACTGTGTCCTTACCTGGGCTCTTCTGAAGGTGAGAGATCCACAGCTCCAGCTGTTTAGTGCTAAACAAGACAAAGGGAACCCAGGTTAGAGCCCTCAGGACTCTGCACCAACCTGTCACAAGAGCAAGGACAGCCTGGGCCACCCAGGGCCAACACTCACTTCAAAAGGCCAAGGATAAAGGCATGAAACTTCTGTCTGGCAGTGTTGAGAGGGGACAGCCCGGCCACCTGCCAGCACAGGGACTGCAGAGAGCGGGTGTTGGGACCTGTGGGATTAACAACACCCTCAGTCACTGCCCTGGGGACACATCCTCCCCATCCGAGGCTGGCAAATTACTCCAGGAACACTGGGACGCTGAACCCAACCTCTCCAGCAGCACTTCTCTCCCACCAACCTGTTTTCACGGAGGCTTCCACCACACTCCAGGGGGAATTTTTCCTCTGGCCTGTGATAACATCCTTCTGGAAAGGCTTCAGCCCATCCTCCACCAAGGCACAGAGCGCCGGGCACAGGGTGTGCAGCAGCAGATACCCCACCTCGGGGCTGAGCCGGCTGTCCCCCAGCTGAgcctgcagcaggagaagaggagcaggagggcaACGACAGCCCCGAGCCCGCAGGGAGGGGTGCGGGATCCCCCCCAAAACTCCCCCCGCCCGCAGCCCCCCCCTCACCTTCTGCACCAGGTTCCGCGCGGTGCTGAAGTGGGCGATCACTTTATCCACGGCGGTGCTGAGGGCGatcagcagggctggggggcaacGGGAGGGGAGGGCTCAGCCCGGCACCCGCACCCGACCCCCCAACACCGCAACCCCTTCGGCCCAGCGACAGCGAGAGGTGTGGGGGGGAACACAGCGGGCACGTCCCGGgcaggggacacggggggaaCCGGGGAGGGACCCGGGtagaggggggaggaaggagaggtggcTCATGCCTGGCTGATGCCGTGGGAACCGGCAGCTCCCGGGGGGATTCGGGGACCCTCTGGAGCCGTAAAATGGGGTCGGCTCCACCGCTCCACCTGCCGAGCGGTGCCGGGACCGCAGCGGGCAGAGCTCCCGGACCTCCCGGTACTTTCCACCCATCCCCCGCCTCCGGGCCGAACCCCTCGCACCCACCCCCTAGACCCGGGGTCTCCGTCCccccgccccgtcccgccccCGGCACCTCCCGCGTCCCGTTGGGCGGGGTCGGGCAGAGGCTCCGCGGCCGCTCAGCCCCGAACGCGGCGGTGGCTGCGGAGCTGGTacctttcttctgctcctccCGGGGCCGGCGGGTTCCCTCCGTGCTCCCCCCGCCAGGCCGGGCGGTCCCCGGGACGGCTCCagcggcgggcggcggggcccTGGCTGGAGAGAAGCGGTGGCGGGGTCAGGCGGGGCCTGGGCCGGGCTCCCCGGGGGGGCCCAAGGAGCCTCTGCCCTTGCCCGGCTCCACTCACCGCGGGCCGTGCCGGGGCCGGGGACAGCCGGTTCGGGGTCGCCCATGGAGCCGCGGAGCGGGCCGGGCCGGTCGGGCCCCGCTGCCCGCCCAGGGCCTATCCCCGCGGGAAGGTCGGGGAAGAGGAAGGGCCCGCGGGCAGGGCGGGGTGAGGAGGTGCCGCCTTGGCGGGGCCAGCCCGGGCCCAGGCAGACGGGAAAGGACGGGGCAGTCCCGGGGGCCGCAGCCCCGCTACCTCCCGGGCCGTGTGTCCCGTCCGAGCACAGccggggggggggacgggaggGGGAACCCGTGCTCGCAGGGGGCAGCAGCGGCCCCAAGGCTTTGCCCAGAGCCGCGGTGGGGCAGGAGCGGTTGGTGCGGCTGGCGAGGGGCAGCTGCCACCCGCAGCCCCGGACGTGGccacctcccatccccactCAGGCCTAGGGTGAGAGCCCTGAACCCTGCCCGGACGAAGGGAGCCAAACCCTTACCCTCCTTGCAGATCTTGTCTCCTCTCTCAACTGTCCCTGGCACCCATGGGTCCCCTCCCGATCCTCCAAGCCTATGAAACAGGACGGCTCTGTCACCACCGCAgcccagccccttctcccctGGGAGGCAGCTTCGGGGTGGCCGCTCCCCTTCCTCTGGGTCCCCCGGTTGTCCCTCGGCAATGGGCTGCAGCCCCGGTCGGGATGTCCTCCTCTTTGGCTGGTGGCTTTCCATAGGTGCCAGCAAATGTCCCCCCAGAGG contains:
- the RUSC1 gene encoding AP-4 complex accessory subunit RUSC1, encoding MLAPKKGLLCNLNHIHLQHISLGLHLSRHPELQETSDSMGGKDQSGCTNCPENCEQVDANSNSPSVKCQCCESHTLQPVTLGLQNQVAPEDFPGLHAEEEVASPCDTPCDLASSSSSSSGSTCSDFSLDDSPISVYCKGFSREEAQCPENQPSIIPTEGSRDDPSSVDQSRTCDGKDVNLNPPVLQRSDTVAGESPDSLCSGTSLDSQGNETSPSTAVPEATSASLDPNCNSLPNPDATPPAPPVPARWDRGPSSAPEPGSVPRPGSVPPPVPPRPRRRLQVLNAQRAEQLLLPVQPSLGEPCRDTGKKTITSFHELAQKRKRNAAGPALAQARADQSDWLIVFSPDTELPPPSELLSSTVGQEPTRPQLQHDWAAKPPSSRQREVTTFKELRYRSASSKPKARAAAERAEPVAPQNPPAPLEMAIGSDGSGWMPPVPLGGHLLAPMESHQPKRRTSRPGLQPIAEGQPGDPEEGERPPRSCLPGEKGLGCGGDRAVLFHRLGGSGGDPWVPGTVERGDKICKEARAPPPAAGAVPGTARPGGGSTEGTRRPREEQKKALLIALSTAVDKVIAHFSTARNLVQKAQLGDSRLSPEVGYLLLHTLCPALCALVEDGLKPFQKDVITGQRKNSPWSVVEASVKTGPNTRSLQSLCWQVAGLSPLNTARQKFHAFILGLLNTKQLELWISHLQKSPGVISTLYSPVAFFALSQGPLPHLADELLLLIQPLSVLTFHLDLLFEHHHLSVDVRPLSRQLESPLSPAHHPAHARGAGQPPLDGQSCAEGASLEDEVPPDAVGRAVGAEGSTRCQSWAGLVPGPQVGAALQQTFQQVLRWGDRLSHAFLGAEGSPETQGLEAAPPEPGAGPGGWWGQLSEASRIYTAPSKEKFPFVWWTKLRVAAGDSGPSQAARPHGSVPEPRGTELQLLQTKAAPELPSPKPSSSADTSGTSSPEDIIILPAGAGAPTKPDGEKLLAASPEPPVSRNQAAPSTTEPGGPPGPDKGSWLGRLFGATNPSARSLPPSLDTISARSRRPSSWLSPSTRVLAVVVKGLMSEKSCDQEQPEGNTSNTPQTQRAVRALCDHTGAAEGHLSFQKGDILQLLSTVDEDWIRCCHGNSTGLVPVGYTSLIL